A single genomic interval of Mesoplodon densirostris isolate mMesDen1 chromosome 8, mMesDen1 primary haplotype, whole genome shotgun sequence harbors:
- the LOC132495261 gene encoding gamma-crystallin F-like, translated as MGKITFYEDQGFQGRHYECSSDHSNLQPCFGRCNSIRVDSGCWMLYEQPNYSGCQYFLRRGDYPDYQQWMGLNDSVRSCRLIPHTSSHRLRMYEREDYRGRMAELTEDCSSLRDRFHFSEIRSLHVLEGWWVLYEMPNYRGRQYLLRPGDYRHYHDWGALDARVGSLRRAVDFY; from the exons ATGGGGAAG ATCACCTTCTACGAGGACCAGGGCTTCCAGGGCCGCCACTATGAGTGCAGCAGCGACCACTCCAACCTGCAGCCCTGCTTCGGCCGCTGCAACTCCATCCGGGTGGACAGCGGCTGTTGGATGCTCTACGAGCAGCCCAACTACTCCGGCTGCCAGTACTTCCTGCGGCGCGGCGACTACCCCGACTACCAGCAGTGGATGGGCCTCAACGACTCCGTCCGCTCCTGCCGCCTCATCCCCCAC ACCAGCTCCCACCGGCTGAGGATGTACGAGCGAGAGGACTACCGAGGCCGGATGGCGGAGCTCACGGAAGACTGCTCCTCGCTCCGCGACCGCTTCCACTTCAGTGAGATCCGCTCCCTTCACGTGCTGGAGGGCTGGTGGGTCCTCTATGAGATGCCCAACTACCGGGGGCGGCAGTACCTACTGAGGCCGGGGGACTACAGGCACTACCACGACTGGGGGGCCCTGGATGCCAGAGTGGGTTCCTTGAGGAGGGCCGTGGATTtctattga